The following coding sequences lie in one Arachis ipaensis cultivar K30076 chromosome B05, Araip1.1, whole genome shotgun sequence genomic window:
- the LOC107640437 gene encoding protein FAR1-RELATED SEQUENCE 6-like — MGGKTPKGILTDQCTSIQRAIELCIWHIMKKIPRKLNGYKGHNEIEQEMSHVVWNSYTKEAFDRNWIDFLRKYSLGGNKWLSAIEAQFQHVCTHEKFREVQAQFRVSRDVKFRCLLFESRGILCYHSLSILSFERIDNVAPKYILERWSKNIKRRHTHIKSSQDEPLLEPRSKRFDKLVFRSHNICEIASESEELTVILHRAFAKVMAEMEEYQGRSKGKSLLTHEEATF; from the exons ATGGGAGGGAAGACACCAAAAGGTATTCTTACCGATCAATGCACATCGATTCAAAGGGCAATTGAGCTGTGCATCTGGCACattatgaagaagattccaagaaaattaaatggctacaAGGGACACAATGAAATTGAACAAGAGATGagccatgttgtttggaactcgtACACAAAAGAAGCATTTGACAGAAACTGGATTGATTTCCTTAGAAAGTACAGCCTCGGaggcaacaagtggctttcag caatagaGGCACAGTTTCAGCATGTATGTACCCATGAGAAGTTCAGGGAAGTTCAAGCTCAATTCAGAG TATCACGAGATGTAAAGTTCCGTTGCTTACTGTTTGAGTCTAGGGGTATATTGTGCTACCATTCCCTAAGCATCCTAAGCTTTGAGCGAATAGATAACGTGGCACCGAAATACATATTGGAACGttggagcaagaacataaagaggaggcatACACACATTAAGAGCAGCCAAGATGAACCTCTACTAGAGCCAAGAAGTAAGAGATTTGATAAATTGGTGTTTCGGTCACACAATATATGTGAAATTGCATCCGAGTCTGAAGAGTTGACCGTAATTTTGCACCGAGCATTTGCCAAGGTCATGGCAGAAATGGAAGAATATCAAGGGAGAAGCAAAGGAAAAAGTTTGTTAACCCACGAAGAAGCGACATTTTAG
- the LOC107643426 gene encoding uncharacterized protein LOC107643426, with protein sequence MATTTSTTATTAGAAAAANDVAEGPVLSVVNKRLRALRKKLNRIVHTEESMAQGKPINKEQEEVLRSKPSVLALIDELEKLRSPLSAAVTEELNLALKNNNNHHQQKPQPEPEFQLQPQPQPESVSEAKNDDVSVVEDLINLIYFGSLFDVKSQNEFTSTMLTRTHERGCCLTYDYVTDDATDLLRERDLDLISAMRGLLISRPADSSLSHRDALCRCVEHARLWLARAPQPIEPNAEVTYAGLREKLNKIMSSEYFITTPEIKATDEVAAAAASGSYQSFQVPVHGTAPVEGEGGLVSKSPDQDEGAINYQGHGSGEEHSDPEGELQKDEVEVENVEVVTAQHEQTNAQVDVEYNQRDMETKDQQYNPRRGYQNQRGGRGGGGSRRGYSNGRGGRGGGGGGGVGRGGYQNGRNQYYDQPGNYYTRNYYNNRGRGARGGGYSYNNGSGGQFNHVAGDVGVQS encoded by the exons ATGGCGACCACCACAAGCACCACCGCAACAACCGCaggagcagcagcagcagcaaacgACGTTGCAGAGGGTCCAGTCCTGAGCGTTGTGAACAAGCGCCTCCGGGCTCTTCGCAAGAAGCTGAACCGAATCGTCCACACCGAAGAGTCCATGGCCCAAGGAAAGCCCATTAACAAGGAGCAAGAAGAAGTCCTCCGCTCCAAACCCTCCGTCCTCGCACTCATCGACGAGCTCGAGAAGCTTCGATCCCCTTTGTCCGCCGCCGTCACCGAAGAACTCAACCTTgccctaaaaaataataataaccacCACCAACAAAAACCCCAACCGGAACCTGAATTCCAATTGCAGCCACAACCACAACCCGAATCTGTCTCTGAGGCTAAGAACGATGACGTTTCTGTTGTTGAGGATTTGATTAACTTGATTTATTTCGGGTCCTTGTTTGATGTGAAGTCGCAGAACGAGTTCACGTCGACGATGCTCACGCGCACGCACGAGCGTGGTTGCTGCCTCACCTATGATTATGTAACCGACGACGCCACCGATCTGCTCAGAGAGAGGGATCTTGACCTGATTTCGGCCATGAGGGGGCTTCTGATCTCGCGCCCAGCCGATTCCAGCCTGTCGCACCGCGACGCACTCTGCCGCTGCGTTGAGCACGCCAGGCTCTGGCTCGCTAGGGCTCCGCAGCCAATCGAGCCCAATGCCGAAGTTACAT ATGCTGGATTGAGGGAGAAGTTAAACAAGATTATGTCTTCAGAGTATTTCATCACTACTCCTGAGATTAAGGCTACGGATGAAGTTGCTGCCGCTGCTGCCAGTGGGAGTTACCAGTCTTTCCAGGTCCCTGTGCATGGCACAGCTCCGGTTGAGGGCGAAGGAGGCTTGGTTTCTAAGTCTCCGGATCAG GATGAAGGAGCCATAAATTATCAAGGACATGGATCTGGAGAAGAGCACTCTGATCCTGAAGGGGAGCTTCAAAAG GACGAGGTTGAAGTAGAAAATGTGGAGGTGGTCACAGCTCAGCATGAACAGACCAATGCACAGGTTGACGTGGAGTATAATCAACGAGACATGgagacaaaggatcagcagtacaATCCTAGAAGGGGTTATCAGAACCAAAGAGGGGGTCGTGGTGGTGGAGGTAGTCGGAGGGGTTATTCAAATGGACGTGGAGgccgtggtggtggtggtggtggtggagtcgGCAGAGGAGGCTACCAAAATGGTCGCAATCAATACTATGATCAACCTGGAAACTATTATACAAGGAACTACTATAACAACAGAGGAAGAGGTGCGAGAGGAGGTGGTTACTCTTACAACAATGGTTCAGGTGGTCAATTCAATCACGTTGCAGGTGATGTTGGGGTTCAATCATGA